Part of the Caulobacter sp. SL161 genome is shown below.
TCAGGCCTCGTAGGAGTTACAGCCGAACCGCTTGTAGGAGCGGGTGCGCGGGCACTTGCTGACGCGGGTCAGCCACAGGTCGAAGATGCGGGGTTCGCGCAGGCAGGCGACGTAGCCGACCGCGTGGATCGCCAGCGCCCCGGCGAACGCCCAAAAGCTCTTCGTCATCAGAAAGATCTCGGTCGTCGCGACCCCATTGATGATGAAGAAGCTGTAGGTGACCCCGGCGAACATCTGAGGCTGGGTCAGCGCCCGGAAGACGGGCGTGCGGGCCACTGTGTTGTCCGCGCCCGCCATGATTAGGCGCCCCCAGCGGCGGCCTGGATGCCGCCGACGATGGTGGCTGCGCCGAACAGGATGAAGCAGCCCAAGATCACGGTGGCGCCGTAACGCCAGTTGAGGCGGCCCGTCAGCATCATGAAGCCGACGACGCCCACGGCCATGACCGCCACTGCGGTGGCGACATTGCCCATCAGGCTGTCCTGCATCCAGATGACGGCCGACAGCAGCGGCGAGGCGCCCTGCGGCGCGCCGGCTTGAGCATGGGCGGGCCCGGCGGCCAGAGCGGCGACGGCCGCGATGGCGAGGGCGTTGAGCGGCAGGGTGCGGATCGGATGTTTCAAGGCTGATCTCCCGATTGAGGGTTGGTCTGGGCGAGGCTGGTCGAAGCCAGGCGGTTCAGCGCCGTGGCGACATAGGTTTGGGTTTCGCGGTAGGGCGGCACGCCGTCGTGACGGGCGACGGCTCCGGGGCCGGCGTTGTAGGCGGCGAGGGCCAGGTCGATGCGACCGTCGAACTTGTCGATCATCTGGCGCAGATAGGCCGCGCCACCGTTGATGTTTGCGACGGCGTCGCGCGGGTCCACGCCCAGCGTTCGGGCCGTGCCGGGCATCAGCTGCATGACCCCGATCGCCCCCTTCGGCGACACGGCGGCCTGATTGTAGGCGCTTTCCTGACGGGCGATCGCGTCGACGAGCTCCGGCGCGAGGGCATAGCGGGCGGCCGCAGCGTCAATCACAGGAGCGAAGGGACTCCGCGCGGCCTTGGGCGTCGGGCTCTGCTGTCCGCCTGGCTGGACCGCGCTACTGGTCCGCCGCGTGACGCCGTCATCGCCGACCTCGAACACCTGGGCGTGCGCCAGCGCGGGGAGCCAGAGGGCGATCGCTGCGATGATGACGGCCGTGGGGCGCATCGTGGCGGTTCCTGTGAGGCGGTCCCTTCGACCGCCGTTGTGGTCTTTGTGACGGGGCGGAACGTCGGCGTTGGGGCGCTTGGCGCTGGGTTTCGAAACAAAAGTCGCTCGATTTCGAGGGCTTTGTTTCAGGGTTGAGCGGGTGGCGCGGCGCTCCTTCCGGCTTACGCGCGCCAGGTGATCCGGGCGGTGGCGATGTAGTTCCAGAGCGCGCCGGTGGCCGCGCCGAGGAAGGCGGCGGCGGCCCATGGCGCCCCGTGACGGAAAGCGATCTGGGAGACCTCGAAATTGGCCCAGGCGCTGGAGCCGCAGATCATGCCGAACGACACCAGCCCCGAGATCCATCGCCAGCCCCGGTTTGATCGGTCGCCGTAGGTCAGGATGTTGTTCAGGACATAGTTGGACAGGATCGCGCCGCTGAGCGCGGCGATCTGGGCCAAGCCGAACGACAGGTTCAACAGACGGTAAGCCGTTCCCAGGATCGCCAGATGAACGCCGAAGCCGAAGGCGCCGACGCAGCCGAAGGTCAGGAAACGTCGGCTGATCAGTCCTCCCGAGCCGCCCTCGACCAGGGTGGCCAGGCAGTCCCAGGCCACGGAAAGCGAGAACTTGCTCTCGCCTTGAGTGCGAAGGCCGAACTTGTAGCCCAGTTCGCGAATGCGCCCCGGCGGGAAGGCGGGATTGGCGACGATCAGTTCGAGCAGGATCTTGAATCCGCGACCGGCCAGATTCGGCGCGCGGGCGTCGAAGGCCTCGCGTCGGATGGCGAAGAAGCCGCTCATCGGATCCGAGAGCTGGCGCAGGCCGGACGTGTGGGCCAGCCCTGTTGCGACCTGACTGATCTGGGCGCGCCAGCCGCTCCAGGCGCCGACGCCGCCGTTCTCCACATGGCGGCTGCCCACCACGAGATCGGCCTCGTCATCCAGCAGGACTTGCAGCATCGCTGGGAGGAGCTTTGGGTCGTGTTGACCATCGGCGTCCATCACGGCGAGGTAAGGCGCGCTGGAGGCCAGGGCCCCTTCGATACAAGCGCTGGCAAGCCCGCGGCGACCGATCCGACGCAGGATGCGAACCCGTGGGTTCACGCCGTGCCAGCGCCGGACCTCCTCGGCGGTGCCGTCCGGCGAGTCGTCGTCCACCACGATCAGCTCCCACCGGATATCGGCGAGCGCGCTCGTTAGCCCGGCGACCAGGGCTGGAAGGTTAGCGCGCTCGTTGAACGTGGGGACGATCACGGAAAGCTCGACCGGCAGCAGCCGCGACGGTTCCGCAGGAATGGCGTTCCTCAGGGTCTTGGTGTCGACGAGCGCGCCCATGGGACTACGACCCCAGACCGATCGTCATCGTACCGCTGTAGCCCGACGTCGTGTCACCGGTCAGGGTGGGCGTGGCCGCCGCCAGTTGCGCGGCGGTGAACGATCTGAACACGTTGTCGCTGGCCAGCGTGATCTGGGCGAGGTTGCTGATGCTGGCGCTGTAGCCGGAGACGTTGTTGTAAACGGCTGACGAGATCGCTGACGGCATAGCGATCTGCGAGGTGAGCAGCGCATTGGTCTCGATGGTCGCCGTGGCGAGCGACTTGTAGACTTCGAAGTGAATGTGCGGCCAGCGACCCGAGTAACAGCCCGGATAGATGGTGGTGAAGGTGACTTCGCCGTTCGAGTCCGTCACCTGGACGCCGCGCAGGTAGCTCTCGGTCGGCACGGTGTACAGCGAGTAGAGGCCGTTGTTCGTGCAGTGCCAGAAGTAGATTGCGTAGCCGACCAGCGGGGCGCAGTTGTTGTTGGCGTCGACCAGCTTGATCTTGATCGTGGTCACCAGGCCCGCAGCGACGGTGGTGCTGGTGATGAAGCTCGACCGGATGTCGCTGCGAACGATGCCGCTGGACGTCAGAACGTTCGAGGTCGCGCCGCTCGAGGTGTTGGAACCGTCGGCGGGGTAGGGGCCGTTCGTCGTTTCGGGCTCGGCCACGCAGCTGCCGTTCGACGCCGTCGACGAGCTGGTCGAGGACGACGACGTAGAGGACGAGCTCGACGATGTAGAAGAAGAACTGCTGCTGGTTGTCGAGGTGGCGCTGCTGGTCGATGAACCGCCGCCGCCGCCGCCACAGGCGGTGAGCAATGCGGCGCTCCCCCCAAAGCCTAGCAGGCCCAGGACATGTCGACGTTGCAGAATCTGCCGTTCGATCGCTTCCAGATCGAACTGCAGGCCATGAGGGTGATCTTCGTTGTGGTCGGCCACGGTGAAATCTCCGAGGGAAGGGTGGCCCCACGCTCGGACGCGCTCGCGGTCGCAAAAGGGCCTTAAACGCTCATGTTCGAAGCCGTTTCCGTTCGGAAACGACAGGAAAAGGCGCCAATGTTTCAGGGGTGAGCGGCGAGGCTCACGAGGGGCGCTCCGGGGCGCGGCGAGGGGCGTCGAGCCTCTCAATCTTGAAGCGGTTCTGTTTCAGGCCGGAGCGCTTGGCGCCTTTAACCCGCCCGACGCCGCCTGACTTTTGCGGGTCAGGAGGAGCACGATGTTCCCGCGCCGGCGCACCGCAAACCACAGTATTGAAACGCTAGGACGGCCTCTGATCCCGAGCCGTCTTGCTGTCAGGCGCAGCCCTAACAGGTTGGCGGCCCTGGTTTGCGGCCTGCTTCTCACGCTCATCGGATCGGCCAACTATCTCCTCCATCTGGATGAGCCGTGCGGTCCTTACTGGGACGAAAACTACTATCTGACGTCGGTCGCGCGTTACGCCGAAGGTCGGCCACAATTCGCCTCCCATCCGCCGCTGGGCTTGATGCTGCTCGCGCTCGGCGACCAGCTCACCGGCGCCAACAAGGCCGTCGAGCTTGACGACTTGGCGCGGTTCAAGACCGTGGGCGAAACTCAACTTCCCGACCGCTATCAGATCTGGAGCGTCCGGCTGGCGTCTGCGCTGTTCGGCGTCGCCATCGTCTTGACGGTTTACGCCATACTCCTGGCCGCTGCGTTCCCGCCAGGGGCGGCTGCGGCGGTCGCCGCTCTGGTCGCTTTCGAAACCGCCTTCATCGTTCAATTCCGCGCTGCTCAACTCGACGCTTTCCAGGTCGAGTTCGCGCTGATCGCGGTCGGCTTCATGATCGCAGCGGCGCGGCGCGGTCCGAATGACAGGCGCGTGCTGTTGTTCGCCGGCGCCGGCGCAGCTACGGGGGCGGCTATGATGGTCAAGCTCGACGGCGCGCTCCTGGCCGCCGGGCCGGCCACGCTTCTGCTGATCTCGCTGGTTTCTCGCTGGAGGCGTGCGCGCGCATGGGCGACCGCGACCTTGGAGGCCAGCGCCTTCGCTCTGGCGCTGCTCGCCATTATCGCCAGCGTCTACAGCGTCCAGACCTTTTGGAGCCGCAAGCCCTTAGACTTCGGTACGCCGGCGGCCGCGATTGATGCGCGGTTCATGTCGACGACCTACCAGCACTATGTCGATGGGCGTGCGCCATGGTCGCCAAGCGTTGTCGCGGCGGCCATGCGAGACTCCTTCAGTTTCATGCTCAACGATCAGGCGGGCATTGGCCTCTTGGATCCCAATGGGTCTTCACCGTGGCTGCAGCCGCTTGGCGTCAAGCCCATCAACTATCGTTGGGACAGCCGGGACGGAATGACGCGCTATGTTCAGCTCGTCGCCAATCCGGTCAACTGGACGCTCAGCGCCGTCAGCCTGCTCATCTGCCTGGTCCTGGTTGCGGCGGGCGGCCTCGCCGGGACGTTCAAGCTGCGGGGCGCCACGGCCAGGCAACTCGCGCCGATTATCGCCACGGCGATGGTCTTCTACGTCTGTCACGGCCTGCTGGCCCAGCATCGGGTGATGTATCTGTATCACCACTTCGTGCCCCTGTTGCTGGGCGTGCTCTGCTTACCCTTTCTGATCCGTGATCTGGCGCTACGGAGACCTCGATGGCGTAGCCGCCTGGAGCTGACGAGTTGGGGTGTCGTGATCGCCAGCTCGGCCGCTTTCCTCTGGTTCGCGCCGCTCGTCTATCATCGACCGCTGAGCCACCAGGCCTGCGAAATGCGCAACATCCCAGCGCCGGTCGTCGGCTGTCGCCGCTGAGCCCCGCATCAGGGCGCTCCAAACGCGGAGGCTCGTCCGTCGAGGTGATGGCGCTCGTCATGGACACCGGCGTCTGACGGCCTCCTCGTCCCCCAGGACGCGCTCTGCGGACCGTCAGGTTTGGAGTATATCTGCTTCTATATAAGCGGGAATGCGGCTTTTAATCATTCAAAGATTGTGTTTCGCTCTCTTTATCGAGCGGAGGGCCATCATGAAGAATGCGATCTTTGTCCTCGTAGTCAGCGCCGCAGTTGCGGTTGCGTCGGGCGCCTCGGCGCGGCAGGCCGACACACTCATAGGCGATGCGCGAAGGCAGAACGGGCTCGAGGGAGAGATGTCTCGGCTGAGACAGGTCTCACCCGGCAGCGCTCGAGAGGGCGTCTGTCCTTTGGTCCGGGGCGCGTCCGCAGAGGTCAACGCCTATGTCGCCGCGCGCTTGCACCAAGTGGCTCAGCAAGCCGGCGCGCCCTATGCGAAGCGCGCCTGCGAGCCCAATGTCGTTGTCCTGTTCTCGGCCGAGCCTGACGCGCTGATCCGCGAGGCGGCGCGCTCCAAGCGCTTCAACTACAGCGGCGTGCCCACAGCGGCGGCCGAGGCGTTCCGCTCAGGCGCTGATCCGGTTCGCTGGATCCATGGCGGCGATGTACGCAGCTCGGCCGCCGGCGACGCACGGCCTCACAACGCCCTGATCGTCGTCGATGCGAGCAAGGCGCAGGACGTAAAGGTGTCGGCCTTGGCTGACTACCTGGCCCTGGTCTCGCTGGCGGATACTCGCGTGCGCCCGGCGCCGATGGACTCGATCATGACGCTGTTCGACGGCCGCGACGGAACGCCAAAGACTCTTACCGAGTCGGATCAAGCCTATTTGCGTAGCGTCCACCGCGCCCGGTAACAGCGGCCGTCACCGCCGTGCGCCCGCCGCTGTGCGAAACGTCACATCGCCGCGCCTCCCAGACGACTACGACAAATCGTCTGCTCTTGTGGGAGTCGGACCGGTGGGGCGATGGGCTCCGCGTACGACGGCCGTCAGAGCCGAAGGCGCGAACCGATCGGGGGCGAGCGGCGGATGCCTGTGAAGGTTCCGTCGCTCTCTTCGGACCCTGCGCCCGACGATCAGCGCAACAGAACTCCGGGCTGGGCCCACCTGAATCGCGCAACCTCGACCTCGCGTCCGCCCGGCGCTGTTTCAGGGTAGCGGGCCACCTCCACGCCGCCCTTGCGCGCATAGAAGCCCAGGGCGTCCGCGTTCGGCGCGTAGACTTCCAGATTCAGAGGCGCGCCCCCGTGCTCGTCGCACAGCCATCGGGCGACCTCGGCCAGCAGGCGCGAGCCCAGGCCTTGACGCTTGCGTTCGGGAGCGACGTGAAGATTGTCGACCAGGAGCCCGAGTTCAGGGTTCAATCGGAAAGAGGCGTAGGCGAGGGCCACCGGTTCTGCGTCGTCCACGGCGGCGAGGATCAGGTCTTGTTGCGGTGAGAAGGCCCTGAAACGTTCGCGCCAGGTCGCGCGGGACATGGCTGGGAGTTGATGGTCCAGATAGTGGTCGCCGTAGAGGCCGCGATAGGCGTCCTGTCGACTGCGGGTGTGCAGATCGGCGATGGCGTCCGCATCACCCAGCAAGGTCCCGAGTCGGACTATCCGTATCGTCATGGAACGATCGAAGGCGTTTCGCAGCGCGAAGACAAGGCCTCACAATCGTCCGCCTGCGCCTCAAGTTGAGCGATTGGGCCAGAATTGCTCAGAACGTCGCCTTCAGCGCTTGCCGGACAACGTTGTCATTGGAATTATTTGCCGAATTCTCTCGTTATCGCCTGGAACGCCAACCGCCAGTGGACGCGTTCTTGACCGAAGTGCTACTGAGACGCCCGGATATTGCACTGCGGGATCACAACAAAGCAGCGCTGTTCCAAGGCGAGACGACCCCCATCAGAGGGGCGCGGCCTTTTCACTTATCGCAGGGTGAATTCAAAGATGCCGGTTGAGACGCTGACCAAGGCCCAATGGGTTTATGCATTCGGCGGAGGCGGCGCGGATGGCGACGCCTCGATGAAGAACCTCTTGGGAGGCAAGGGCGCCAATCTCGCGGAGATGTCGTCCCTGGGCCTCCCCGTGCCGCCCGGCTTCACGATCACGACCGAGGCCTGCGTCCACTATTACGCCAACGGCAAGCAGTATCCGGCCGAACTGGCCGAACAGGTCCAGGCTGGCCTCGCCAAGATCGAAGAGATCACCGGCAAGCAATTCGGCGATGTGACCAACCCGCTGCTGGTTTCGGTGCGCTCGGGCGCCCGGGCCTCGATGCCGGGCATGATGGACACGGTTCTGAACCTGGGCCTCAACGACGAGACCGTCGAGGGGCTGGCCAAGCTCTCGGGCGACCGGCGCTTCGCCTATGACAGCTATCGCCGCTTCATCCAGATGTACTCGAACGTCGTGCTCAACCTCGAGCACCACATGTTCGAGGAGATCCTCGACGACCACAAGGATCGCCTGGACGTGCATGTCGACACCGGTCTG
Proteins encoded:
- a CDS encoding lytic transglycosylase domain-containing protein; this translates as MRPTAVIIAAIALWLPALAHAQVFEVGDDGVTRRTSSAVQPGGQQSPTPKAARSPFAPVIDAAAARYALAPELVDAIARQESAYNQAAVSPKGAIGVMQLMPGTARTLGVDPRDAVANINGGAAYLRQMIDKFDGRIDLALAAYNAGPGAVARHDGVPPYRETQTYVATALNRLASTSLAQTNPQSGDQP
- a CDS encoding TrbC/VirB2 family protein produces the protein MKHPIRTLPLNALAIAAVAALAAGPAHAQAGAPQGASPLLSAVIWMQDSLMGNVATAVAVMAVGVVGFMMLTGRLNWRYGATVILGCFILFGAATIVGGIQAAAGGA
- a CDS encoding dioxygenase family protein yields the protein MADHNEDHPHGLQFDLEAIERQILQRRHVLGLLGFGGSAALLTACGGGGGGSSTSSATSTTSSSSSSTSSSSSSTSSSSTSSSTASNGSCVAEPETTNGPYPADGSNTSSGATSNVLTSSGIVRSDIRSSFITSTTVAAGLVTTIKIKLVDANNNCAPLVGYAIYFWHCTNNGLYSLYTVPTESYLRGVQVTDSNGEVTFTTIYPGCYSGRWPHIHFEVYKSLATATIETNALLTSQIAMPSAISSAVYNNVSGYSASISNLAQITLASDNVFRSFTAAQLAAATPTLTGDTTSGYSGTMTIGLGS
- a CDS encoding glycosyltransferase family 2 protein, translating into MGALVDTKTLRNAIPAEPSRLLPVELSVIVPTFNERANLPALVAGLTSALADIRWELIVVDDDSPDGTAEEVRRWHGVNPRVRILRRIGRRGLASACIEGALASSAPYLAVMDADGQHDPKLLPAMLQVLLDDEADLVVGSRHVENGGVGAWSGWRAQISQVATGLAHTSGLRQLSDPMSGFFAIRREAFDARAPNLAGRGFKILLELIVANPAFPPGRIRELGYKFGLRTQGESKFSLSVAWDCLATLVEGGSGGLISRRFLTFGCVGAFGFGVHLAILGTAYRLLNLSFGLAQIAALSGAILSNYVLNNILTYGDRSNRGWRWISGLVSFGMICGSSAWANFEVSQIAFRHGAPWAAAAFLGAATGALWNYIATARITWRA
- a CDS encoding type IV secretion system protein VirB3: MAGADNTVARTPVFRALTQPQMFAGVTYSFFIINGVATTEIFLMTKSFWAFAGALAIHAVGYVACLREPRIFDLWLTRVSKCPRTRSYKRFGCNSYEA
- a CDS encoding phospholipid carrier-dependent glycosyltransferase is translated as MAALVCGLLLTLIGSANYLLHLDEPCGPYWDENYYLTSVARYAEGRPQFASHPPLGLMLLALGDQLTGANKAVELDDLARFKTVGETQLPDRYQIWSVRLASALFGVAIVLTVYAILLAAAFPPGAAAAVAALVAFETAFIVQFRAAQLDAFQVEFALIAVGFMIAAARRGPNDRRVLLFAGAGAATGAAMMVKLDGALLAAGPATLLLISLVSRWRRARAWATATLEASAFALALLAIIASVYSVQTFWSRKPLDFGTPAAAIDARFMSTTYQHYVDGRAPWSPSVVAAAMRDSFSFMLNDQAGIGLLDPNGSSPWLQPLGVKPINYRWDSRDGMTRYVQLVANPVNWTLSAVSLLICLVLVAAGGLAGTFKLRGATARQLAPIIATAMVFYVCHGLLAQHRVMYLYHHFVPLLLGVLCLPFLIRDLALRRPRWRSRLELTSWGVVIASSAAFLWFAPLVYHRPLSHQACEMRNIPAPVVGCRR
- a CDS encoding GNAT family N-acetyltransferase; translated protein: MTIRIVRLGTLLGDADAIADLHTRSRQDAYRGLYGDHYLDHQLPAMSRATWRERFRAFSPQQDLILAAVDDAEPVALAYASFRLNPELGLLVDNLHVAPERKRQGLGSRLLAEVARWLCDEHGGAPLNLEVYAPNADALGFYARKGGVEVARYPETAPGGREVEVARFRWAQPGVLLR